From the genome of Nicotiana sylvestris chromosome 2, ASM39365v2, whole genome shotgun sequence, one region includes:
- the LOC138885333 gene encoding serine/threonine-protein phosphatase 7 long form homolog → MDAPIHPGPYSRELLVLQGDHRSAHIWEGELLSQTLRARRVDDLWDFLRHRVLQKCVVHRLQDTGFYRIIEIGRIQVDWSLIMVLIERWRPEKHTFHLPISKATITLQDVEVLYGLPVDGMPVSLPIAMRFMSRDAYLDMLQQLTGFRPQDETASSGASRWGVAVLGYMYRQMCRASMGTQRDVCGFMPLLQVWAWERFLQFHPPRPQLPPTVAPSFLPLARRWVSREYDAHHNLPLYRDVLDLMEGAQAIGIHTVYQMGLQMHDYAERDVDMATTDDYIQEPDEIVVSTGLKAPYNDPVSTTDDHAAAHPAIRRRLDYDVPDSVPRRDAMRLSPAAALKHNGCETH, encoded by the exons atggacgcgcctatacatcccggcccttaCTCTCGTGAGCTATTAGTGCTTCAGGGCGATCATAGGTCCGCCCATATATGGGAGGGAGAGTTACTTTCCCAGACTCTCCGTGCTAGGAGAGTGGACGACCTGTGGGATTTTCTGAGGCACAGAGTTCTCCAGAAGTGTGTAGTCCATCGCCTCCAGGACACAGGATTCTATAGGATTATTGAGATCGGGCGGATACAGGTTGACTGGTCTTTGATCATGgtgttgattgagcggtggcgaccggagaagCACACTTTTCACCTGCCCATTAGCAAGGCTACCATCACGCTGCAGGACGTTGAGGTTTTATATGGCCTGCCCGTTGATGGCATGCCCGTTTCACTGCCTATTGCTATGAGATTTATGTCGCGTGATGCTTATTTGGACATGCTGCAGCAGCTCACGGGTTTCAGGCCACAGGATGAGACTGCATCATCGGGTGCTAGTCG CTGGGGTGTTGCTGTTCTCGGCTACATGTATAGGCAGATGTGCCGGGCGAGCATGGGCACTCAGAGAGATGTTTGTGGTTTTatgccgcttctacag gtttgggcctgggagaGGTTCTTGCAGTTTCATCCACCGCGACCACAATTACCTCCTACTGTAGCACCTTCGTTTCTCCCTCTAGCCAGGAGGTGGGTTTCACGAGAgtatgatgctcatcataatctccccctctacagggatgtgttggatctgaTGGAGGGCgcacag GCTATTGGAATACACACAGTCTATCAGATGGGACTGCAGATGCATGATTAT GCTGAACGCGATGTTGACATGGCTACGACAGATGATTACATTCAGGAGCCCGACGAGATAGTG GTTTCTACTGGACTGAAGGCCCCTTATAATGATCCTGTCAGCACCACTGATGATCATGCAGCGGCGCATCCAGCTATAAGGAGGCGACTTGATTATGACGTTCCCGATAGCGTACCCAGGCGGGATGCGATGCGTCTCAGCCCAGCGGCTGCATTGAAGCACAATGGATGCGAGACACAttga